A single region of the Vespula pensylvanica isolate Volc-1 chromosome 8, ASM1446617v1, whole genome shotgun sequence genome encodes:
- the LOC122631281 gene encoding structural maintenance of chromosomes protein 1A-like: MRVHLQKIILYNFKSFCGEVIIGPFQPFTTIIGPNGAGKSNIMDAISFVMGEKISSLRVRRLNDLISKKSDGTLMTHSAHVTVIFEIEGRSKEFTRGIHNSSNVYKINKQVVKVEFYKHKLASLGLNIKSKNFLVFQGNIEAMCITSPKEISIMFDEISKSAELKSEYERLKNKMHEIDLDLRHIIQKKKCLLTEKKRLLIQQQEAEEYNLLQEEYHDKKTELQLFRLFHIRRELDDLKLLWNDNISKMNKYEDEKKSAEIILEQKKKKYFEVINQETMMENNLITIDLQQTHQTTQLVAAKEKISHLQQKIPFIRTSLTKAHLADEVHNKTMKDLEKELTKIEVLKMNLTQSVSSELESQGSNMELDNAQVKEYYLLKGTVQRECVKFTKNLNVLRHDQENDQNKLDNEKRKKIEVEDKKKKLQFMLKETEKRLERLEQYVIKTEVTLTDQKNMEHNLETDITQNKIAIEEMEVELDKITNKLNDITIDKFAVSREYQKLNTITILKDLFPEVYGRLFTLCKPIHERYNIAVTKVLWKYKDAIIVKTEKVAKQCIEYLKRQQISVETFLPLDSLKIQPFNDQLKNNLSDMIYPKTVQFLYDVIEYFPKEISNAISFVSKNTLLCETSEDARKVAYENHLNDRYTCVALDGSYYQKSGIISGGSFDLSAKSAIWKDKQIQEMKLRKVALIEKIKKASKCIRKQSELNTMNSEILSLTNKLKYSRIDVDNIKKQIVDFKQEIENIDHQLISIFKNIESIEKIINKRYNKIQDIENQICNVEDRIFSVFCRNINIANIRIYEKGRLRIYGEQKKRECELENQYNCIKNALDFEKHYNTKDEIEKYEIAVQAAEEQLKIALEEESAITDIVDKQKDELKELRHIHTNIKTEVIKMKNEVAQCRHQIGIVAKLILETRRERTIIEVKIKQKKIEMNNIFKSCQMEDIIIPMTHQNTLNNSPWVSSINTSSSNTEQSEDGIFSKINFSFLLYELQIINGDQFDNVKTQLLKNISTIQNKLDSISAPNLKAAENLELICKKLDAINKTLKDTRNTAHIARNKFTRVKEERISRFMKCFDYLTFHIDYIYKYLLNNMSAQATLVPYNPEEPYLDDINYSCIVPGKRFHFLSSLSGGEQVLAILTLLFAIHRYEAAPFIILDEIDAALDKINIVNVVNFIRSNLDLMHFITISLKKELFVNADGFIGVTARQEQELVESSVFLLSFESYGSKPNN, encoded by the exons ATGCGCGTACATCTACAAAAgataatactttataattttaaatcattttgcGGCGAAGTAATTATTGGTCCATTTCAGCCTTTCACTACGATTATAGGACCAAATGGTGccg GAAAATCTAATATCATGGATGCAATTAGTTTCGTGATGGGAGAGAAAATTAGTAGTTTACGTGTTCGTCGATTAAACGatcttatttcgaaaaaatctgATGGGACGTTAATGACACATAG tGCACATGTAACagttatatttgaaatagaaGGTAGAAGTAAAGAATTTACCCGTGGTATTCATAATTCTTccaatgtatataaaataaataagcag gTTGTTAAagttgaattttataaacacaAACTTGCTTCGCTTGGgcttaatataaaaagtaaaaatttcttagTATTTCAAGGAAACATTGAAGCGATGTGCATAACAAGTCctaaagaaatttctattatgTTTGATGAAATTAGCAAGTCTGCTGAGCTAAAATCAGAATACGAAAg attaaaaaacaaaatgcatGAGATTGATTTAGATCTTCGTCatataattcaaaagaaaaagtgtcTCTTAACTGAAAAGAAACGTCTTTTAATACAACAACAGGAAGCAGAGGAATATAATCTATTACAAGAGGAATAT cATGATAAAAAAACAGAGTTACAATTATTCAGATTGTTTCATATAAGAAGAGAACTTGAtgatttaaaattactttGGAATGACAATATAtccaaaatgaataaatatgaggatgagaaaaaaagtgcAGAAATTATATtggaacagaaaaagaaaaaatatttcgaagtaataaatcaagaaacaatgatggaaaataatttgataacaATAGATCTACAACAGACTCATCAAACTACGCAATTGGTTGccgcaaaggaaaaaatttctcatttaCAACAAAAGATTCCATTTATTCGTACATCTTTAACTAAAGCACATCTTGCAGATGAAGTCCATAATAAAACTATGAAAGATTTAGAAAAGGAATTGACTAAAATAGaggtattaaaaatgaatttaacaCAAAGTGTTTCGAGTGAACTTGAATCACAAGGAAGCAACATGGAACTGGACAATGCACAa GTGAAAGAATATTACCTTTTAAAAGGTACAGTGCAACGAGAGTGcgtaaaatttacaaaaaatctAAATGTTCTTAGACATGACCAAGAGAACGATCAAAATAAACTTGATAatgaaaaacggaaaaaaattgaagtagaagataaaaagaaaaaattacaatttatgttaaaggaaacagaaaagcGACTGGAACGATTAGAACAGTATGTAATAAAAACTGAAGTTACTTTAACAgatcaaaaaaatatggaaCATAATCTTGAAACTGACATAACACAAAATAAGATTGCAATAGAGGAAATGGAAGTGGAACttgataaaattacaaataaactAAACGACATTACAATAGATAAATTCGCAGTTTCAAGAGAATaccaaaaattaaatacaattacaattttaaaagaTCTATTCCCAGAAGTG tatgGCCGCTTATTTACCTTATGTAAACCAATTCATGAACGATATAACATTGCTGTAACCAAAGTACTTTGGAAATACAAAGATGCAATCATTGTCAAAACAGAAAAAGTGGCAAAGCAATgcattgaatatttaaaacgacAACAAATAAGTGTGGAAACATTTTTACCCCTTGATTCGTTAAAGATTCAACCATTTAATGATCAACTAAAGAACAATTTAAG TGATATGATATATCCAAAAACTGTGCAGTTCTTGTATGATGTAATTGAATACTTTCCtaaagaaatttctaacgCTATCTCATTTGTGAGCAAAAATACTCTTTTATGCGAGACATCAGAAGATGCTCGAAAAGTTGCATATGAAAATCATTTGAATGACAGATATACG TGTGTTGCACTTGATGGAAGTTATTACCAGAAATCAGGTATCATCTCTGGAGGGTCTTTTGACTTATCAGCCAAATCTGCAATATGGAAAGATAAGCAAAtacaagaaatgaaattacgaaag gTAGcgttaatagaaaaaattaagaaggCTTCAAAATGTATTAGAAAACAATCTGAACTAAATACAATGAACTCCGAAATTTTAAGTCTCACcaacaaattaaaatacagTCGTATCGATGTAGACAATATT aaaaaacaaatagttGATTTTAAGcaggaaattgaaaatatagatCATCAACTAATATCAATATTC aaaaatatagaatcaattgagaaaattataaataaaagatataataaaattcaggATATTGAAAATCAAATATGCAATGTGGaagatagaattttttctgttttttgtagaaatattaatattgccaatattcgtatatatgaaaaaggCAGACTGAg AATATATggggaacaaaaaaaaagagagtgtgAATTAGAAAAccaatataattgtataaaaaatgcattagattttgaaaaacattataatacaaaag atgaaatagaaaaatatgaaattgcTGTTCAAGCTGCTGAAGAGCAATTAAAAATAGCACTTGAAGAAGAATCTGCGATTACAGATATTGTTGATAAACAGAAAgatgaattaaaagaattaaggCATATCCATACAAATATAAAGACAgaagtaattaaaatgaaaaatgaagttGCACAATGCAGACATCAAATTGGTATTGTTGctaaattaattttagaaacaagaagagaacGTACAATAAttgaagtaaaaattaaacaaaaaaaaatagaaatgaataatatatttaaaagttgtCAG AtggaagatataataattcctATGACACATCAAAATACTTTAAATAATTCTCCATGGGTATCTTCAATAAATACTTCAAGTTCAAATACGGAACAAAGTGAAGATGGTATTTTctcaaagataaatttttcatttctattgtatgaattacaaataattaatggGGATCAATTTGATAATGTTAAAACtcaactattaaaaaatattagtacgatacaaaataaattggaTTCAATATCAGCACCAAATTTAAAG gCAGCTGAAAACTTGgaattaatatgtaaaaaattagaTGCAATCAATAAGACTCTAAAAGATACACGCAATACTGCTCATATTGCAAGAAACAAATTTACAAGagtcaaagaagaaagaattagCAGATTCATGAAATGCTTTGACTATCTTACTTTTCATATAGATTAcatttataaa tatttacttaataatatGTCTGCTCAAGCTACTCTTGTTCCATATAATCCAGAAGAACCGTATTTAGATGATATAAATTACAGTTGCATTGTACCAGGaaaacgttttcattttttatcaagtCTTTCAGGGGGTGAGCAAGTACTTGCTATTCTAACTTTATTATTTGCAATACACAG ATATGAAGCTGCACCATTTATTATCTTGGATGAAATAGATGCAGcattagataaaattaatatagtaaatgttgttaattttattcgatccaATCTTGATTTAATGCATTTCATAacaatatctttaaaaaaagaattatttgttaACGCTGATGGTTTTATTGGAGTCACTGCCaga CAAGAACAAGAGTTAGTAGAAAGCAGTGTATTCCTGTTATCATTTGAATCGTATGGGTCAAAaccaaataattaa
- the LOC122631282 gene encoding origin recognition complex subunit 1, which yields MNPNLTKCSDNEIYKLLMSNIESKIPIIKLHRISVNELLKYNQDESENSSDSEKLFVSKNSLSKSTSIKKSKNSLKIKLRRSTEHSNYKIDNESRRILSSRTKNIKENNDPIESPRRTERIRNQPKRFSEYEWHMSPTLNSLRSRKTINYNEKFMYSNTIKKHNKHTFSKNIEDSNDKKHRITQKRLSKVSNNNEENRKCVDDIQFHNIVETPKKAVKRISRTTFINLTDENLDDSEDALLLTKKNRQSARNILENEKSKDDKHEEIDDLCDGIMAMSKNLLTPKKKNNRQEQEEPKNMKNNIRTPKSSVSIKYNNLTPFMEKRASLLVKPSTPLQQSRSKLHVSVVPKSLPCREEEFNNIFTFLEGKLMDKCGGCIYISGVPGTGKTATVNEVIRCLKKSVAKGKLDDFDFFEINGMKLTEPRQAYVQIWRQMGGNTCTWEKAYRELEKKFIGKNSKRSMTLLLVDELDLLCTKRQDVVYNLLDWPTKTNAQLVVITIANTMDLPERVFMGRVTSRLGLTRLTFQPYNHKQLQEIVLTRLKDSDAFRSEAIQLVARKVSAVSGDARRALDICRRATEIAELHEREKVIMEDVNEALSEMIESSKVQAIKHCSQMEQMFLQAVSAEVTRTGIEEACFKSVYNQLRSMCCFEGIKIPTLTEILAICGRLEASRLLICDSVRMDIHQRILLNVSADDIHFALQPIDFN from the exons ATGAATCCAAATCTAACTAAGTGTTCtgacaatgaaatatataaattattaatgtctaatatagaaagtaaaatacCTATAATCAAATTACATAGGATTTCagttaatgaattattaaaatataaccaAGATGAAAGTGAAAATTCTTCTGACTCTGAGAAATTATTTGTGtctaaaaattcattatcgaAGAGTACGTCCATCAAGAAATCAaagaattcattaaaaattaaattgagaCGTTCTACAGAACACagcaattataaaattgataatgagag tagaagaattttatctagtagaacaaaaaatataaaagaaaacaatgatcCAATAGAATCACCACGTAGAACGGAAAGAATTCGTAATCAACCTAAAAGATTTAGTGAATATGAATGGCATATGTCTCCTACTTTAAATTCTTTAAGATCTAGAAaaactattaattataatgaaaagttTATGTATAGTAACACaattaaaaaacataataaacatACATTCTCAAAGAATATTGAAGatagtaatgataaaaaacatAGAATAACACAAAAACGATTATCGAAAGTATcaaataataacgaagaaaatagaaaatgcgTTGATGATATTCAGTTCCATAATATTGTAGAAACACCTAAGAAAGCAGTCAAACGTATTTCTCGTACAACATTTATAAATCTAACAGATGAAAACTTAGATGACAGTGAAGATGCTTTattattgacaaaaaaaaatagacaatctgctagaaatatattagaaaatgaaaaaagtaaagatgaTAAGCATGAAGAAATTGATGATTTATGCGATGGCATTATGGCAATGTCAAAGAATCTTCTAacaccaaaaaagaaaaataatagacagGAGCAGGAAGAAcctaaaaatatgaaaaacaatATAAGGACACCTAAATCATctgtttcgataaaatataataatttgacaCCATTCATGGAAAAAAGAGCTTCATTATTAGTAAAACCATCAACACCTTTGCAACAGAGTAGATCTAAACTACATGTGAGTGTTGTACCGAAGTCACTACCTTGCAGAGAAGaggaatttaataatatcttcacGTTTTTAGAAGGAAAATTAATGGATAAATGTGGAGG atgcatTTACATAAGTGGAGTGCCTGGAACAGGTAAAACTGCCACTGTAAATGAAGTAATAcgttgtttaaaaaaatcagTGGCAAAGGGAAAACTGgatgattttgatttttttgaaattaatggTATGAAGTTAACAGAACCAAGACAAGCTTATGTGCAAATTTGGAGGCAGATGGGTGGTAACACTTGTACATGGGAGAAAGCATATCGTGaacttgaaaagaaatttattggtaaaaattctaaaagatCAATGACTTTGTTACTTGTGGATGAG cTTGATCTTTTGTGCACGAAACGACAAGATgtagtatataatttattagattGGCCTACAAAAACAAATGCACAATTAGTAGTTATTACCATAGCTAATACTATGGATTTGCCTGAAAGAGTATTTATGGGTCGTGTTACTTCACGATTAGGTCTCACACGATTAACGTTTCAACCGTATAATCATAAACAATTACAAGAAATAGTATTAACTAGACTTAAGGATTCAGATGCATTTAGAAGTGAAGCCATACAATTAGTTGCacg GAAAGTATCTGCTGTTTCTGGAGATGCTCGCAGAGCTTTAGATATATGTCGACGTGCTACTGAAATTGCAGAACtccatgaaagagaaaaagttattATGGAAGATGTAAATGAAGCTCTATCAGAAATGATAGAAAGCTCTAAAGTTCAAGCAATAAAACATTGTTCACAAATGGAGCAAATGTTCTTGCAAGCCGTATCTGCGGAAGTAACTCGAACTGGTATTGAAGAAGCATGTTTTAAAAGTGTATATAATCAACTTCGTTCCATGTGCTGTTTCGAAG gTATCAAGATACCTACATTAACAGAAATATTAGCCATATGTGGTAGATTGGAAGCTAGTAGATTATTAATATGTGACAGTGTACGGATGGATATACatcaaagaattttattaaatgtatcaGCGGATGATATTCATTTTGCATTACAAccaattgattttaattaa
- the LOC122631295 gene encoding uncharacterized protein LOC122631295, with protein sequence MDTEENVEEIILQLHNDCNWKDIVNLASVIDTSKNSRLFWVFPTLDDLSWITEVIKKNKISGVISIGCGCGFIEWLLQNYSGLNIIGIELDSSWWHSKYAPPLFLENIVFINEKKGKDLSVPKDYALFFCYFNNGEAFCNYIANYEGSIIFVIGPAEGQERSTDPLPFDEKFAKYNWKLLTKRPIMNFKDYIVVYTR encoded by the exons ATGGATACTGAAGAAAATGTTGAAGAAATTATTCTTCAATTACATAATGATTGTAACTGGAAAGATATTGTAAATTTAGCTTCCGTTATTGACACTTCCAAAAACAGTAGATTATTTTGGGTATTTCCAACTTTGGATGATTTAAGTTGGATAACTGAAGTgattaagaagaataagatatCAGGAGTAATCAGCATAGGTTGCGGTTGTGGCTTCATCGAATGGTTATTGCAAAATTACTCTG gtttaaatattattggtATAGAACTGGATAGTTCGTGGTGGCATAGTAAATATGCCCCCCcattatttcttgaaaatattgtttttattaatgaaaagaaagggaaagatcTTTCTGTACCAAAAGATTATGCACTTTTTTTCTGCTACTTTAATAACGGAGAAgcattttgtaattatatagcTAATTATGAAGGAAGTATAATATTTGTCATTGGACCTGCGGAGGGCCAAGAACGTTCTACAGATCCTCTTCCATTCGATGAGAAATTTGCGAAGTACAATTGGAAGTTACTTACAAAAAGACCGATTATGAATTTTAAAGATTACATTGTTGTGTATACTAGATAA
- the LOC122631297 gene encoding guanine nucleotide exchange factor MSS4 has product MSTNEDSINTKTNTDGKNKETVFCTFCPSKILNVGAATFVIMEFALPYIHSKGEGEGNQQETITEYWLIEDMYTFENIGVSHTVGNIKYLACADCERGPVGWHDLATKKSYIALSRVKHE; this is encoded by the exons ATGTCGACGAATGAAGATAGTATAAATACCAAAACAAATACAGatggaaagaataaagaaacagTATTTTGCACTTTCTGCCCGTCCAAGATACTTAATGTAGGAGCAGCTACCTTTGTTATAATGGAG TTTGCGCTACCATACATACATTCCAAAGGAGAAGGCGAAGGCAATCAACAAGAAACTATCACAGAATATTGGTTAATTGAAGATATGTACACATTTGAAAATATCGGAGTATCTCATACAGTAgggaatataaaatacttagcTTGTGCAGATTGTGAAAGAGGTCCAGTAGGTTGGCATGATTTAGCTACGAAAAAATCCTACATAGCTTTATCTAGAGTTAAgcacgaataa